A region from the Saccharomonospora azurea NA-128 genome encodes:
- the lnt gene encoding apolipoprotein N-acyltransferase has product MSQVLPAQGSGETGTQSTGRARDESVGASQVKRRWVVSITSVAAGGLLLAVSFPPRPWWWLAPVAFALLGLALRGRRARAGAGYGFVFGLAFFLPHLFWIQDFLGAELGPVPWLALSTVMAAFVAAACALLPLVGRLPAAPLWMALVFLAQEAVRSRFPFNGFPWGRVAFGQVDGPFLSLGSIGGAPLVGFAVLLTGFGLAALIAHVHEHGLRPSPAWCTPVSAALVPVIAALLVWPTVGTEPQDGTRTVAVVQGNAPNIGLGLLGQRSTLRRHHLQASQELATRIRSGALPRPDLVVWPETATEITGPDQAIDNIVADLGAPTLIGALYQPPTGSSQNAVIAWDPHTGQGQRYAKQELVPFAEYIPLRSIAALFTPFADTTDLTAGTRPGVLDIADTTVGIAICYEAAYDHVSREATNQGAQLLVVPTNNAWYGRGEMTYQQLAMSRLRAVEHGRAVIVAATSGVSAIIRPDGSLAQITDMFTTASLIEDVPLRHTTTLADRLGPWTERGLTILAVVGILAAAHSHQRPRHVGEISSDDATS; this is encoded by the coding sequence ATGAGCCAGGTGCTCCCCGCGCAGGGGTCGGGCGAGACCGGCACGCAGTCGACCGGCCGTGCGCGGGACGAGAGTGTCGGGGCTTCCCAAGTCAAGCGACGGTGGGTGGTCTCCATCACCAGCGTCGCTGCCGGGGGTCTGCTGCTGGCCGTCAGCTTCCCGCCCCGCCCGTGGTGGTGGCTGGCACCGGTGGCCTTCGCGCTGCTCGGCCTCGCCCTGCGCGGACGCCGCGCCCGGGCCGGTGCCGGCTACGGGTTCGTGTTCGGGCTGGCGTTCTTCCTGCCGCACCTTTTCTGGATCCAGGACTTCCTCGGCGCCGAACTCGGCCCCGTGCCCTGGCTGGCGCTGTCCACGGTGATGGCCGCCTTCGTGGCGGCCGCATGCGCACTGCTGCCCCTGGTCGGCCGGCTGCCCGCCGCGCCGCTATGGATGGCGCTGGTGTTCCTGGCCCAGGAAGCAGTCCGCTCCCGGTTTCCGTTCAACGGATTTCCGTGGGGCCGAGTCGCCTTCGGCCAGGTCGACGGCCCGTTCCTGTCCCTGGGGTCGATCGGCGGCGCCCCGCTGGTCGGCTTCGCCGTGCTACTCACCGGATTCGGGCTGGCCGCTCTGATCGCACACGTCCACGAGCACGGGCTTCGACCCAGCCCGGCGTGGTGTACACCAGTCTCGGCAGCCCTGGTGCCCGTCATCGCCGCGCTCCTGGTGTGGCCCACGGTCGGCACCGAACCGCAAGACGGCACCCGCACCGTCGCCGTTGTGCAGGGCAACGCCCCCAACATAGGACTCGGGCTACTCGGGCAACGCTCCACCCTGCGCCGCCACCACCTCCAGGCCAGTCAGGAGCTGGCGACCCGAATCCGTTCCGGCGCGCTGCCCCGACCGGACCTCGTGGTGTGGCCGGAGACCGCCACCGAGATCACCGGCCCCGATCAGGCCATCGACAACATCGTCGCCGACCTCGGCGCACCGACACTGATCGGGGCGCTGTACCAGCCGCCCACCGGGTCCAGCCAGAACGCGGTCATTGCCTGGGACCCTCACACCGGCCAGGGCCAGCGCTACGCCAAGCAGGAACTGGTTCCCTTCGCCGAATACATACCGCTGCGGTCCATCGCCGCCCTCTTCACTCCGTTCGCCGACACCACAGACCTGACCGCAGGCACCAGACCCGGCGTTCTCGACATCGCCGACACCACCGTCGGCATCGCCATCTGCTACGAAGCCGCCTACGACCACGTCTCCCGCGAAGCCACCAACCAGGGCGCCCAGCTCCTGGTCGTCCCGACCAACAACGCCTGGTACGGCCGCGGAGAGATGACCTACCAACAACTGGCCATGTCCCGTCTGCGCGCCGTCGAACACGGCCGAGCCGTGATCGTCGCAGCCACCAGCGGTGTCAGCGCGATCATCCGGCCCGATGGCAGTCTCGCCCAGATCACGGACATGTTCACCACCGCATCCCTGATCGAAGACGTTCCCCTACGCCACACCACAACCCTGGCCGACCGCCTCGGACCCTGGACCGAACGCGGACTGACCATCCTCGCCGTCGTCGGAATCCTGGCCGCAGCACACTCACACCAGCGTCCCCGTCACGTGGGCGAGATCTCCAGCGACGACGCCACCTCCTAG
- a CDS encoding cytochrome c biogenesis CcdA family protein, whose amino-acid sequence MTLTDLAITGPLLLAALVAFAAGAVSFASPCIIPLVPGYLAYLAGLVGAEAPAVHEAETAARRRDRWRVAGAALLFVLGFTIVFGAAVLTVLGVSDALLANEPLLQRIGGVVTIAMGLAFLGLIPALQRDIRLRHRPQHGLWGAPVLGAVFGLGWTPCLGPTLAGVIALASGTEAGPPIWRGVLLVLAYCLGLGLPFVLLAVSARWAVTTAGWLRRHTRAVQITGGVLLLCVGVLLVTGLWADLVAVLRGPIAGFTTPL is encoded by the coding sequence GTGACTCTCACCGACCTGGCCATCACGGGACCGCTGCTGCTGGCCGCGTTGGTGGCCTTCGCCGCCGGCGCCGTCTCCTTCGCCTCACCCTGCATCATCCCCCTCGTTCCCGGCTACCTGGCCTACCTGGCCGGACTGGTCGGCGCCGAGGCACCTGCGGTGCACGAGGCCGAAACGGCCGCGCGCCGCCGTGACCGCTGGCGGGTCGCCGGCGCGGCTCTGCTGTTCGTGCTTGGCTTCACCATCGTGTTCGGCGCGGCCGTGCTCACCGTGCTCGGCGTGTCGGATGCGTTGCTGGCCAACGAACCACTCTTGCAACGCATCGGCGGCGTGGTCACCATCGCCATGGGCCTGGCCTTCCTCGGCCTCATCCCCGCCCTGCAGCGCGACATCCGGCTGCGCCACCGTCCCCAGCACGGCCTGTGGGGTGCACCTGTGCTCGGCGCGGTCTTCGGCCTGGGCTGGACCCCCTGCCTGGGACCAACCCTGGCCGGTGTCATCGCACTGGCCAGCGGCACCGAGGCCGGACCACCGATCTGGCGCGGTGTCCTCCTCGTACTGGCCTACTGCCTCGGCCTCGGCCTGCCGTTCGTACTGCTCGCGGTGAGCGCCCGCTGGGCGGTCACCACCGCCGGATGGCTTCGCCGACACACCAGGGCTGTCCAGATCACCGGCGGGGTCCTGCTGCTTTGCGTCGGTGTACTGCTGGTGACCGGCCTGTGGGCCGACCTGGTCGCCGTGCTACGCGGCCCCATCGCCGGATTCACCACCCCGCTCTAA
- a CDS encoding TlpA disulfide reductase family protein: MRCAPSRTPRRHSQHWRTKFRRRITGATAAVVLVVASGCGPATTGSSFEFASPGGQTKIFYDPPEQRGAVQLSGESLTEPGRELSLSQYAGKVVVLNVWGSWCGPCRTEADDLETVYAKTKDSGVQFLGVNVRDDRSAAQDFMTNFKVSYPSLYDPAGRSLLALKGFPRSVVPATIILDRKHRVAAVFLTALLESDLLPVVQRIAAEQPAASSPTTGGRP; encoded by the coding sequence ATGCGGTGCGCTCCCAGCCGCACGCCCCGTCGCCACTCTCAGCACTGGCGCACTAAGTTCCGCCGCAGGATTACCGGAGCCACCGCCGCTGTCGTTTTGGTGGTGGCCAGTGGCTGCGGCCCCGCAACCACTGGCAGCAGCTTCGAGTTCGCCTCCCCCGGCGGCCAGACCAAGATCTTCTATGATCCTCCCGAGCAGCGCGGAGCGGTGCAGCTGTCCGGGGAAAGCCTGACCGAGCCGGGCCGCGAGTTGTCCCTATCGCAATACGCGGGCAAGGTTGTGGTGCTCAACGTGTGGGGCTCTTGGTGCGGACCCTGCCGTACCGAGGCCGATGACCTGGAAACGGTCTATGCCAAAACCAAGGACAGCGGGGTGCAGTTCCTCGGCGTCAACGTCCGCGACGACCGCAGCGCCGCCCAGGACTTCATGACCAACTTCAAGGTCAGCTATCCCTCGCTGTACGACCCGGCCGGCCGGTCGCTGCTGGCGTTGAAGGGCTTCCCCCGCAGCGTGGTGCCCGCCACGATCATCCTCGACCGCAAGCACCGGGTGGCGGCGGTGTTCCTGACCGCTCTGCTGGAGTCCGACCTGCTGCCCGTGGTGCAGCGCATCGCCGCCGAACAACCAGCCGCCTCATCACCCACCACAGGGGGTCGGCCGTGA
- the lspA gene encoding signal peptidase II — MLAALDLGLKAWAERGLTDGQAVDLGIIQLRLAFNPGVAFSLGDTLPAWVVLTVTGLITAGLGVFAWRTTRTATLALSAALAMMLAGALANFIDRVADGVVTDYLHTGWFPTFNGADVLITLGAIALVLATMHAERTVETGSG, encoded by the coding sequence GTGCTGGCCGCGCTCGACCTGGGCCTGAAAGCCTGGGCCGAGCGCGGCCTGACCGACGGCCAGGCGGTGGATCTCGGGATCATCCAGCTGCGGCTGGCGTTCAACCCCGGTGTCGCGTTCAGCCTTGGCGACACCCTGCCCGCCTGGGTCGTGCTCACCGTGACCGGGTTGATCACCGCCGGGCTGGGCGTGTTCGCCTGGCGCACGACCCGCACCGCCACCCTGGCCCTGTCGGCGGCATTGGCGATGATGCTGGCCGGCGCGCTAGCCAACTTCATCGACCGTGTCGCCGACGGCGTCGTGACCGACTACCTGCACACCGGCTGGTTCCCCACCTTCAACGGCGCCGACGTGCTCATCACCCTCGGCGCGATCGCCCTCGTGCTCGCCACTATGCACGCCGAACGCACGGTCGAGACCGGTTCGGGGTGA